The proteins below are encoded in one region of Streptomyces roseirectus:
- a CDS encoding CDP-alcohol phosphatidyltransferase, with protein MVADPDLHTGSAALLGHSFVRKDLRVPVSTRSRQQPEPTPPEGAGDAADLGADTVDAVSTEAEKAAETVETPKTAEAAETVEGDAESTPPGTRFARLRAWRERYPVAARIVWWTGTVLSVALVYAAFLLPVPVSTFKLSTFLRLPGEAIVTAALLIALPRRPRLVFAIVGGIGLAALTVVNGLEMGYRDYLGRSFNPVLDWELLDDAKSYVADSSGRTAANALAIGLVVLVVLLFAGMVGALIRIGNILGRDVQRATRGTLLVGTAWITCTILTVNVAGIPFASYRAANALNSQRRQVQATLKDEAAFAKVAKNDRFGNTPPAQLVPDLRGKDMLFTFIESYGRSAIEDPVIAPGVGKTLTESTAALAKLGFHAKSGWLTSSTYGGGSWFGHSTTMSGLWIDNQQRYRTVMASDHLSLTKAFQKTGAWDTVGIMPGVQKSWPEQKYYGLDTVYNAFQMGYKGPKFSWSTMPDQYALESYQRLEHGKKRDKPLMAEIILTSSHMPWAPIPKMVDWADVGDGSVFHEIQKEGLKSSEVYNDDTKARTEYGKSIQYSVTALTQWMERYADDDTVLVFLGDHQPNARVSGVNANRDVPVSIVAKDPKVLEKVAGWNWTDGLKPAHDAPVWKMDQFRDRFLTAYGSTPHPKSD; from the coding sequence ATGGTGGCGGACCCGGACCTCCACACCGGGTCCGCCGCCCTCCTGGGCCACAGCTTCGTACGGAAGGACCTTCGGGTGCCTGTCTCCACACGCTCACGCCAACAGCCGGAACCGACCCCACCCGAGGGTGCGGGGGATGCCGCCGACCTCGGCGCGGATACGGTGGACGCCGTGAGTACCGAGGCGGAGAAGGCGGCCGAGACGGTCGAGACACCCAAGACGGCTGAGGCAGCTGAGACGGTCGAAGGAGACGCCGAGAGCACGCCGCCCGGCACACGCTTCGCCCGGCTCCGGGCCTGGCGTGAGCGGTACCCCGTCGCCGCGCGGATCGTGTGGTGGACCGGAACCGTACTGTCCGTGGCACTGGTCTACGCCGCGTTCCTGCTGCCCGTACCCGTCTCGACGTTCAAGCTGAGCACGTTCCTGCGGCTCCCCGGCGAGGCCATCGTCACCGCCGCGCTGCTGATCGCGCTGCCCAGGCGCCCCCGGCTCGTGTTCGCGATCGTCGGCGGTATCGGACTGGCCGCGCTGACCGTGGTGAACGGCCTGGAGATGGGCTACCGGGACTACCTCGGGCGGAGCTTCAACCCCGTGCTGGACTGGGAGTTGCTGGACGACGCGAAGTCGTACGTGGCGGACTCGTCCGGGAGGACGGCGGCGAACGCGCTCGCGATCGGCCTGGTCGTCCTCGTCGTGCTGCTGTTCGCGGGGATGGTCGGGGCGCTGATCCGGATCGGGAACATCCTCGGCCGGGACGTCCAACGGGCCACGCGGGGAACGCTGTTGGTGGGGACGGCGTGGATCACGTGCACGATCCTCACGGTGAACGTCGCCGGGATCCCGTTCGCCTCGTACCGGGCCGCGAACGCGCTGAACTCCCAACGGCGGCAGGTCCAGGCGACGTTGAAGGACGAGGCCGCGTTCGCGAAGGTCGCGAAGAACGACAGGTTCGGCAACACGCCCCCGGCGCAGCTCGTTCCGGACCTGCGGGGCAAGGACATGCTGTTCACGTTCATCGAGAGCTACGGCCGCAGCGCGATCGAGGACCCGGTCATCGCGCCGGGCGTCGGCAAGACGCTCACGGAGAGCACGGCGGCGCTGGCGAAGCTCGGATTCCACGCCAAGAGCGGGTGGTTGACGTCGTCGACGTACGGCGGCGGGAGCTGGTTCGGGCACTCGACGACCATGTCGGGGCTGTGGATCGACAACCAGCAGCGGTACCGCACGGTGATGGCCAGCGACCACCTCTCTCTCACCAAGGCGTTCCAGAAGACCGGCGCCTGGGACACCGTCGGCATCATGCCCGGGGTGCAGAAGAGCTGGCCCGAGCAGAAGTACTACGGGCTCGACACGGTCTACAACGCCTTCCAAATGGGTTACAAGGGGCCGAAGTTCAGCTGGTCGACGATGCCGGACCAGTACGCGCTGGAGTCCTACCAACGCCTGGAGCACGGCAAGAAGCGCGACAAGCCGCTGATGGCCGAGATCATCCTGACGTCCAGTCACATGCCGTGGGCGCCGATCCCGAAGATGGTCGACTGGGCGGACGTGGGCGACGGTTCGGTCTTCCACGAGATCCAGAAGGAGGGCCTGAAGTCCTCCGAGGTCTACAACGACGACACCAAGGCCCGTACGGAGTACGGCAAGTCGATCCAGTACTCGGTGACCGCGCTCACCCAGTGGATGGAGCGCTACGCCGACGACGACACCGTCCTCGTCTTCCTCGGCGACCACCAGCCCAACGCCAGGGTCAGCGGCGTCAACGCCAACCGCGACGTCCCCGTCTCCATCGTCGCCAAGGACCCCAAGGTCCTGGAGAAGGTGGCCGGTTGGAACTGGACGGACGGTCTCAAGCCCGCCCACGACGCCCCCGTCTGGAAGATGGACCAGTTCCGCGACCGCTTCCTCACGGCCTACGGCTCGACCCCGCACCCGAAGAGCGACTGA
- a CDS encoding amylo-alpha-1,6-glucosidase has protein sequence MTDRHHLLVHGGTFAAVGDRGDISGVGSGTSLEGLFVRDARHLSRWQLTVDGAVPEALAPVTAGDTASCVLVPRGGRGEPPSCTLFREQAVGDGAFIESLRVVSNRPVPTTVRLAVTADADFTDQFELRSDHRTYAKSGVVRRRQVLDDGVEFTYQRGEWRSVTTVTADPAPDGVEETGTGARRLVWALELAPHGSAEVTLRVMARPHGEKRALRVPSSPAALSEQLLAAEGEFVEGVAFPTGWPELAAACARGLADLASLQVPAVGPDGEELRVPAAGAPWFLALLGRDALLTSLFALPYRPQLAASTLRALAASQATETGPHAVAQPGKIVHEVRHGELAHFQQVPYGRYYGSVDATPLFLVLLGMYVERTGDLSLARRLQGNARAAVDWMLDHGGLSSRGYLVYRADQGGLANQNWKDSPGAICSADGTRARGTVMAAGAQGYAYDALRRTAWVSRTAWADDTYAALLEQAAADLRDRFQRDFWMRDASFPALALDGEGRHVDALASDAGHLLWSGLLDKEYGEVVGRRLLEPDFFSGWGVRTLASGQAAYHPLSYHRGSVWPHDNALITLGLARYGLHDEARTVAHALVDAATATGHRLPEVLAGYGRDTHGVPVPYPHACVRESRSAAAPLALLTAVGGA, from the coding sequence ATGACGGACCGGCATCATCTGCTCGTGCACGGCGGGACGTTCGCCGCCGTCGGCGACCGCGGGGACATCAGCGGCGTCGGCTCCGGCACCTCCCTGGAGGGGCTGTTCGTGCGCGACGCACGGCACTTGAGCCGCTGGCAGCTCACCGTGGACGGGGCCGTCCCGGAGGCGCTGGCACCGGTCACCGCCGGGGACACCGCGAGCTGCGTCCTCGTGCCGCGCGGCGGGCGCGGCGAGCCGCCGTCCTGCACGCTCTTCCGTGAACAGGCCGTCGGGGACGGGGCGTTCATCGAGTCGCTGCGGGTCGTCAGCAACCGTCCGGTGCCGACGACCGTGCGGCTCGCGGTCACCGCCGACGCCGACTTCACCGACCAGTTCGAACTCCGCTCCGACCACCGCACCTACGCCAAGTCCGGCGTCGTGCGCCGCCGCCAAGTCCTCGACGACGGCGTCGAGTTCACCTATCAGCGCGGCGAGTGGCGGTCGGTCACGACCGTGACGGCCGACCCCGCGCCCGACGGGGTCGAGGAGACCGGCACCGGGGCCCGACGGCTCGTGTGGGCACTGGAGTTGGCGCCGCACGGGTCGGCCGAGGTGACCCTGCGGGTGATGGCCCGGCCGCACGGGGAGAAGCGGGCGCTGCGGGTGCCCAGCTCGCCGGCCGCGCTCAGCGAACAACTCCTCGCCGCCGAGGGTGAGTTCGTCGAAGGGGTCGCGTTCCCCACCGGGTGGCCGGAGTTGGCCGCCGCGTGTGCCCGCGGGCTCGCCGACCTCGCCTCGCTCCAGGTGCCCGCCGTCGGACCCGACGGGGAGGAGCTGCGGGTGCCGGCCGCCGGGGCACCCTGGTTCCTCGCGCTGCTCGGGCGGGACGCGCTGCTCACGTCCCTGTTCGCGCTGCCCTACCGGCCCCAGCTCGCCGCCTCGACGCTACGGGCGCTCGCCGCGAGCCAGGCCACCGAGACCGGGCCGCACGCCGTCGCGCAGCCCGGGAAGATCGTCCACGAGGTGCGGCACGGGGAGCTGGCGCACTTCCAGCAGGTCCCCTACGGGCGGTACTACGGGTCCGTCGACGCGACGCCGCTGTTCCTCGTCCTCCTCGGGATGTACGTCGAACGCACCGGGGACCTCTCGCTCGCCCGGCGGCTCCAGGGCAACGCGCGCGCGGCCGTCGACTGGATGCTCGACCACGGGGGGCTCTCCTCGCGGGGCTACCTCGTCTACCGCGCGGACCAGGGCGGGCTCGCCAACCAGAACTGGAAGGACTCGCCGGGGGCGATCTGCTCCGCCGACGGGACCCGGGCGCGCGGCACCGTGATGGCCGCGGGAGCCCAGGGGTACGCGTACGACGCCCTTCGGCGTACCGCCTGGGTATCACGTACCGCCTGGGCGGACGACACCTACGCGGCGCTGCTCGAACAGGCGGCGGCCGATCTGCGGGACCGGTTCCAGCGGGACTTCTGGATGCGGGACGCCTCCTTCCCCGCGCTCGCGCTCGACGGGGAGGGGCGGCACGTCGACGCGCTCGCCTCCGACGCCGGGCATCTGCTGTGGTCCGGGCTGCTGGACAAGGAGTACGGGGAGGTCGTGGGGCGGCGGCTGCTCGAACCCGACTTCTTCTCCGGGTGGGGGGTGCGGACGCTGGCCTCCGGGCAGGCCGCGTATCACCCCCTCTCGTACCACCGGGGGTCCGTGTGGCCCCACGACAACGCGCTCATCACCCTCGGTCTCGCGCGGTACGGGTTGCACGACGAGGCCCGGACCGTCGCCCACGCCCTGGTCGACGCCGCGACCGCCACCGGGCACCGGCTGCCGGAGGTACTCGCGGGGTACGGGAGGGATACCCACGGGGTACCGGTGCCGTACCCGCACGCGTGCGTTCGCGAATCCCGCTCGGCGGCGGCACCGCTGGCACTGCTGACGGCGGTGGGAGGGGCGTAG